GTGCATCAGATCTTGATCTGTCAGTTGCAATGTGGCCGCATCGGTAGTCAACTGGTGTTCATCAATAAACTCCTGTTTCTGCTCCTGAAGCTGCAGCTGTGTGAAGCTGTGCGTTCTGGAGAGCTTTCTTCCGGTGCTGACCGCTGCCATTTTGTTTCTCTGAATGATCTTGTCAATCTTCTCCGTGTGCGGCTGGTGGTTATGAAGTCCACCGGTTACACTCTTAAGACGTCCGTTTTCCAGGACGCAGCGAGATCGACAGCGCATTTCGTGCACTTTTTTTGAGTAGTTATGGCAGCGCCAATACTGTTTGTTGCTCTTGCGGCTGTGGCAGTTGTACATGTATCCATTTAACACCAGGCACGGTGTCGACCAGGGGCTCTCTATGAAAACTAGCTCATCATCTGAAAAGAAGAAGTTTGTAGGGTTAGTCAAGTAGTCAATATTAGAGATATCAATTTAATAACAATGGGGCGGGCAATCCAGTCCACAATGAGCACCATACTTTGTTTTGGTCTCAGTTTATTAGGAGCTATATATGAAATACGTTTACAGAAGTCAGTAATGTTTCTTAAACTATTTTCGAGGAGTCGGGTCGATTTCTTTGGACAAAATGTGGAATTGTGAATGGTTGCTTGACTAAgttatattttgtcattaagATGTATAAAATGtgataaaaatgtataattaatttattaggGAACTGGAAGGCTTTGGTTTCCTTGGTAACCTAGAATGTCGATTGCGCGTTATTTATAAAGAATAAGCCAACACGATGCCAGCTATAACTTTTCTTATCCTTACAAAGACCATCCAACTGATTGACTTTAGTTGTTTAAAAACTCCCAAGAGAAATCGACGCCTTCCGAAGTTCGAGACGAATAATTAGCTTAGGTGCTGGCTGATAATTCTTAGGGGTGGTCTGCCTTCAGCAGGGATCGATGCTTGGCTTCCTCTGTCCGCCACCTGCCCACCCGTTGCCGTCCACGGTCTCGCTCCGCGGCAAGCTGCTCCTCCGCATCCATCTCCTCTTCAGCGGCGTCTACAAGGGCCTGCATCTCGATCTCTGTGGCCTCGGCTGCCGGCAGAAACAATTTGCAGTCCTTGCCGTCTTTGGCGGTCACAATGATGTTACTGCTGCCCAGGTACTGTGAGATCTTGGGGTTCGACGTGCAGATCTCGATGTACTCCTCCAGTTCCTGCTCCACCTTATACAGTTGTCGCTGGCCAATCCTCGACGCGTGGGACTCGTGATTGTGCTGCCGCCGGGCGTCGATGAAGTGGCCGTCGCGGGTGATGACCACCGCCTTGCAGCGGAGCTTAAGCACATCCGCACAGCGCCAGGTCGTCTGTCCATTGGCCTGGGTAAGCTTCTTGTTGTAGATGTAGTTCCGGAACACTAGCTGGGCGTTCTTCTTCTGGCTGCGAATGAAACTGATCTCCGTGTCTGCAAGAGCCCGAGGGAAACCGAAAGCAAAGGGGCGACAAGAAGGCGGTGAAGTTGGTTTAGTGGGCATAATATATGAGTAGAGCCAATGTCTAGTACCTATTCTAGTAAACAATCgtacatatgcatgtataaGGCTTAAGTGCTAAGTTAGGATCGGCGGAATAAAACAACTTTAGTTTATACTTTGGCTTTAAGCAGTTTATTTGCACTCAGTGAACTAAAGAACGCGGCGTTACTGTGGTTTAACACTTACCAAATTTCAGCGGCATTGCACTTTACAACTTACGGTAGCATTTCCTTCCAAATTAGCATCGTTTGAGTTTTTAATGAGCATTATCACAGATTATCAGAAGAACACAGAGGCATTGCCAGTTACCAACCCCACCACTTTTTTAGCAAGCACCACACCACGCACGCTGCCACAAGCaggaaataattaatttgtagaCGAATAGGCCTTGCAAAACGCATGCAAtcaaataacaaaacaaatttgcctgcattattttatgattttgcACGGCGTTGCCACTGTACTGAAGAGCCAGGGATGCACATGCAATAAGGGTTGCCGtaagtggcaacgccgcccTCAATCTCCCGCAAATGGCAACGCTACATATCAaattttattctttatttctctatactataatacaaatattcagCAATTATTTAGGACATATTACTATCCAGAGTTTATACAGAAAAGTTAAATTACCGCAACTTGTTCTTTTTCGCTTATGCACGATTAAATTAGTAAAATAAATCCGATCTACCAAAAAGGTTTGAAATCGCCAGACGATTATGGGAACTTGGCATTACTTAAATTTGTTCATAGAAATATCTAGTATACAGAAattcaacaaaacaaaaatagcagGCAGTCCAATACATTTTTCCACCAAATGAAATATGAACGATTATGATTTCAGTTACTTCTTGAAATGTAAAAACAGCCCATAAATATTAACAGGGTCGATGGTGCACGAGCGAATAAAAATGGATGTCTACATATACATACGAGCATGCATAGCAGCCCTTTTTCTATTTAACTTGTCCACtattaatttttaatcgaTGGAGATTGAGAACAAATTATATGTACGAATAAACTTTGAAGACTCGGCAATGAATGCCGTTGCTGGATTTGCATCAGCAAGCTTTTACGTTGCTTGAACAAATCCAGACAACATCTTTAGGTACAATTGGGATAACTACCATAACAACGAACCCCAGTAACCTTAGCATCACCAGAGCATCGTTATTGAAACAGAAGTGCGCATGTTCAAATAATAACCCTTTGATCATTTAAGATAGCTTACttcaatttcaaattgcaaatactgaaaaatttagaaaaatatatggGAAGGTGGTTTAAGTGTGCTGGTATTACCTTAAGTAGTTGCAGTTTTTCACGGGTTCAGCTTCATGGTATGACATCGGATCCGTCCTAGCAGGTTCATAAAATGTCAGCACTCTACTTACCTTTTAACTGAATGAATGTAAGAACGCGCGATCTGCGTCCAGCATTTAGCAAATATGCATCGGACAGCAAAGATCTGCCTAGTGCTCTTTATCGATTTCAAATAGAACACAGGCTGGTAAACTGCTTATTTACTACGAGTCGGTGAAGTATAGCTGAACtttgtttaaaacaaaattaagcgCACTTTACCGGACTTTAAAAGGACATGATCCGTTTGCGAAGCTAATAGATTTGGAATGTGATCAAggttaaaatgaaaatgtgacCCTTGAATTAGGAATCTTTTTTAACGTGTTTGCATTTCGCAAGCGGACTCCATGACCTTGAATATTTCTTATATCTATTGGCCTTTGGCCATGTATGCTGGGAAATTCAACCAACCTTGAGCCTCTGTGTTGCCCTGATCCGCGCTGGTGTCGACAAACGATGATTCACTGTAGTTCTGCGATTGTTGCTTAACCACTGCCTTGGAAGTTGTCGCCGTAACTCCGCCACCGCTCGTATTTGCCGCAGTCTGGTTGCCCGCATCCTCGTTCTCCGTGAAGTAACTGTCGTCGTAGCGCATGTCTCCGTAGGTATCGTCCTCCACATAGGTGCCCTCTCCATCACCGGCGGCATCGCCATGGTCCTCAGAGTAGTCAGGTTCAGATTTCGTGGGCAATTCCATGGGGAGATCAATGTATTCGGCTTCCTCCTGCTGTTGACGAACCTGCTGCGGCGATTGCTGGTGGAGCTTTGTTTCTGCCGCAGAGACCACAGAGGTTTGCACGGTGATCTGTTGCGGCACAAGTTGGGTAGTTGTCGTGGTTCCAGTTTCCGTGGTCGAGTCGAGAGGGTCCATCACATTTGCGGAGGTGCTTGTCTTAGAGCGCTTCACGCCGCCGCTCGAGGAGGCGGACGTCAGTGAGGAGCGCTGGGCGGAGCGTTTGTTTGTCGACACCAGCGTTGCCGTCGTCGTGGTTCCCGTCTGCAGCGCCTGCGTTTGGATCTGCTGCGccgcctgctgttgctgcggctgttgTACAATGGTGGCTTGGGGTGCGGCCGTGGTCTGGATGACGATCTGGGTGGTGCCCTTGTTGTCGTCGCCCAGGCCGTCGTCCACGGTCTCGATCTTATAGCGGGCGGAGGCGCGCGGCTGCTGGCGCTGCACCCGCTGAGCCGgtatttgctgttgttgtacATGAGGTGCTGCTGGCGGCGGGCTAGATTCCTGCGGCGGCTGAGGCGCAGGATCGttctataaaaaattattgcatatttttttaatggaAATATTCAGGGAATtcaaaattgataaaatataCACACATTTCTCCTAACTAAATAGAAATCTGGTGAAGCTTCTTAGCGAATGACttcgtttaaatatttttaataattaattattggacaaataaatacatattctAGTTCTAATTCCCCTTTTCATTTAGTACAGATGCactaaaattaattataaaacaaatatagcaaatatattcattttagTCGGGaacataaaaagtatataccAATTAAAGTGTTAATGGTAAAGTAAAAAGGAAATCGCCAAAAGACTTGAATAGCAATAGTTGCTTTTTTATATCCGCTACAAATTAATGTTTATGCTTTGGTATCGAATTCGctgcgaaacaaaaacaaccacTCAATTGGCCGCTGCCGTGCGAGTCAGAGCGGGACAAATGCTGGGCGCATAGCCAATACAGTTGTCTCTATCTGGCACGCGTGCCTCTTGGCATTTCGTTTGCGAGAAATTTCTCGGTACAGTCAAACCATGCTCTTATACAGACGCCAGCGCGTGTGTATGTATTGGGCGCGAACGGCGATGTGCTGgttgcgttgttgttgtttggctttgcTGTTCCCCCGATTCGATTTACCAGTATCCCAGTATGTCACATATAAGCACACATATACTTACATCCGTTAGCCCCTTGATTTGCAGCGATTCCGCGGTGCTTATAAACGCGGGCAGGGCGTCCTGCTTCACGTTGACCTCGCCGCAGTACATGAATTGGATGAGGTCCTTAAGCGCCGAGTGGCTGACGTTGTTCAGGAATACTGCAAGAAATGCGAAGAGAATGAAGGGTCAGAAAAGGCCGCCATCACATAGAGTTAGATATCAGAGGGGCAAACTCACCGATAGCGTGGGTGTTCGACGGCATCTGAGTGAACATCTTGCGGAAGAAGGGCGAGCAGACGGATAACACCAAACGATGGGCCTTCACTATTTGGCCCTCGGCGGCCAGGGAAACGTCCACCAGGTCGCCGCGGCATAGCGACTCGTGAAAGCCGGCCGACAAATTCGTGTTAAAGTTGTTCCAGCACAAGCTGAATTGCTCGTCGTCCGCCATCTTGGACGAAAATCAATACTTTTCTGTATCTATGCGTTTGCTGGCTGCAGGCGAAAAAGTGCAATGCGCGATTAATAATCAATGTTGCAACTAACTACAACGTTGTTTACAACAGCCAGGAGAGAGTGCCGAAAAATGGCAATatcacacacaaaataaaatgcaccgcagacaaaaaaaaaactgggaaatTTCACGCGtctgtatgcgtgtgtgtttgtgtgcgtaCGTATGtaaaattgcattattttACTGATTGACTGCAAACTGCTGTGTATATTCACTTGAAACGCTGTTACTCACCTcttgattaaatatttttccaataaaatAACTATCTAAAGCCagaattgaaattattttattctcgCGCGGGCAACGCGCAGAACGCGTCCGATTTCTTCGACGTGAAAATTAAAAGTGTTACCAGGCGGCAAGATTACTGGCGATGGCACAGTATAAAAGTTTCAATATATCGATAGTTCAAAATATTGATATCgttatatttttatgagtATTAATAGTTGATGCgttatgatattttttgaaaaaatttaattcgaGAATAATATATAATCGCTATAGTCAAATTCACGACTTAGAGATAACTACTTCCatatgaaaaaatgttttacaaATGTTCACGACTTGGAGAAAACTACTTacgtaataaatattttacaaatgttgcgcagttttttaagaaaatagaAATCGTAAGAGCCGTTTTTGAGAAATCTACCAGGatttagtgttttttttttgacataatattatacatatatcaggATCAGAGGCTATAGCCATAGGGAATTTATTTCCCGTATTATCAAATTTGTATCTTAAGCAGTAGAACTAACGTTTCTTATATCGAACTGTTTAAATAACTACTCTACAATACTAAAATTGGTACACACGGACTAAAAGTTAATAgctaattgaaaaaaattgaaaaaagtcagttaaaatcaaaaatagtTTCAATTCGAAGTTTAACTAACCATAAAAAGAcagattttattaaaatactgCTGTATTTTTGCTGGTAGACGGACTGCTATAGTACATTTATCCATGTTGATCATTCTTATTATATCATAACAGTTTTAAGTGAAATTACAAGGATGTATGAGAGCGTAACattaaaagcaaacatatTCCCCactattatattatttgttagCTTAGTACACTCTTAAAATCAAGTGTGCGAAAATCTACACTTGAGCGCCACTTGACAACCGCTGTATACACAAAACGCGCGGACAAACGTAAATACATGGGGACTGTAAAACTTAAGGACTTTGCGATAATAAATACAGATACTTAAGCTCAAGTAGCGAAACCAAATCTGCATAAAGTGGCTGCGAACAAACAACCAATAAGAACGGGGATCAGGCAGCGCAGTTGTAGGAGTCGGATATTGAATCTGATAGTCAGGTACAATGTGTTCGATTGTGCAAAGATACTTTCATACTTGCATTTAAGCAGACAAGCAAACATGTTCGGATTTAGTGATGAGCAGAGTTCACGTATAGTCTGGATAGCATATATATACGTCTCTAACATCCATTTGATTATTGAATTAACGAAtggatttaattattttgttaggTATCTGTTAATTTCGACATTGGCCCTTGTGGCGAGcgatatattaattataatgaaTAAATTCAGGGATAACAGGAATAACACAATCATACTCGTAAACAAGCGAAGAGCGAGATGCCGCATTCCGATGCTGTGCTGTGATTGGCTCCATGGCGGCCATTTTGCTCGTGTGCGCACTGTGCACACACTGACACGCACACATGAACACATCGGTATGTGGCGGTCTGGGGTGAAAGTAGTACGCGTTCAGTACCAAAGTCGAGCTGACAAATTGCAGACACGGTCGAGTGCGCATCGGAACGGCGCTTTACGGCTCACGCGTTACGGTTTACGGTTTAAGGAATTGCGGATTTGCGAACTAGCGGACTACGGGGTTGCGACTCACTTACAGTTGCGCTAACGGATGCGTGGGGTGTGCGCCCGATTTTTCGATTGCCCGTCTACCCGTCTACCCGACTAGCTGACTAGCGAGATACCCATTCAAGTGTCGCAAGTTCAAGTGCGAATTGGCCAAAGCAAATTGTTGGACTTATATAAACCGAAGTGTTTTTCAAGTGGCCAAGTGATTGCATTGCGAGGATGttgcagcaccaccagcagcaggcTCAATCGGGTGGCTACTACGATCACTACAATCAGTCGCCCAGTCCGGGGAGCCTGACAAACGCGGATGCCCTGAATACCACTCCCTTTTCGGTCAAGGATATCCTGAACATGGTCAATCAAACGGAGGCCTACGAAGGCTCCTACGGACATCTCGATGGGTAAGATTGCCAGTTTAGAAGCAATTATACATAAAGGGCCAACGGCAATTATAAGCCTATAGATCAGAATACTACGGGGAGAGTACTGTAGTCCCAAAGACTCTATGTGTTATCAATCAGCATGTTCTACTGAGCAAAATCGTATCAGAGTACCCAAACAAAAATACTATTATACACTAGCTACTCGTCGTACATTGAAAGTATGATTTCCTAAAATCAGTTTTTATAGTTAAGTGTGCAGTTCTGACAGTCTTTAACCCCTGACCAACTGTTAGTTATTCCATTTTTTACATATCAACTGGTATGTATGGCTATTTCCACCACTTCTACCTGTCAGTGACTTCTTCCCGAAGACAGCGCCCCTGCCCTTCCCAATcgcctttatttatt
This genomic stretch from Drosophila yakuba strain Tai18E2 chromosome 3R, Prin_Dyak_Tai18E2_2.1, whole genome shotgun sequence harbors:
- the LOC6535942 gene encoding modifier of mdg4 isoform X25, giving the protein MADDEQFSLCWNNFNTNLSAGFHESLCRGDLVDVSLAAEGQIVKAHRLVLSVCSPFFRKMFTQMPSNTHAIVFLNNVSHSALKDLIQFMYCGEVNVKQDALPAFISTAESLQIKGLTDNDPAPQPPQESSPPPAAPHVQQQQIPAQRVQRQQPRASARYKIETVDDGLGDDNKGTTQIVIQTTAAPQATIVQQPQQQQAAQQIQTQALQTGTTTTATLVSTNKRSAQRSSLTSASSSGGVKRSKTSTSANVMDPLDSTTETGTTTTTQLVPQQITVQTSVVSAAETKLHQQSPQQVRQQQEEAEYIDLPMELPTKSEPDYSEDHGDAAGDGEGTYVEDDTYGDMRYDDSYFTENEDAGNQTAANTSGGGVTATTSKAVVKQQSQNYSESSFVDTSADQGNTEAQDSVAYYSYITGFRGSRKLKIGEFTFTRNKTSGLKTYWSCARAGAHKCKARVVTGQDHDVTIKCGQHNHPPY